In Periplaneta americana isolate PAMFEO1 chromosome 3, P.americana_PAMFEO1_priV1, whole genome shotgun sequence, the following are encoded in one genomic region:
- the LOC138696859 gene encoding uncharacterized protein, producing MCGIQSTLQKSVVHVYNELKKEDNEEGIMLTETAITTRIGKLLGLGFTTATNVRNSQKGTPLVTPGKHRLRKHPVTDADDFTKDAIARFIYDKLHKGEVLTAAKVLEHMNDDYETYLFRVSLSSVKKILKEMKFLWSKGDPYTHVRESDVIRF from the exons atgtgtggcattcagagtacgcttcagaaatctgtagttcacgtgtataatgagttgaagaaagaagataatgaagaaggaattatgctaacggagacagcaattacaaccagaataggaaaattattagga cttggctttactacagccacgaatgtgagaaattcacagaaggggaccccacttgtgacaccaggaaaacatagactacgtaaacatccagtgactgatgctgatgattttacgaaagatgcaattgcgagatttatttatgacaagttacataaag gggaagtactaacagcagcaaaagttctggaacatatgaatgatgattatgaaacatatttatttagagtatccttatcatcggtgaaaaaaattttgaaagagatgaaatttctatggagcaaaggggatccttatacacatgtacgagaaagtgatgttattcgtttttaa